The nucleotide window GACAACATCACGATGGATGTTGAGCTTGTGAGTGACGTGGCGCTTGAGAAAGAGCTTCGCTTCGCGATCCGCGAGGGTGGACGCACTGTCGGTGCCGGCGTTGTAACTGAGATAACGGAGTAGACTTGATTTTTATATAAATACTCAGGTCTGTAGCTCAATTGGCTAGAGCACCGGTCTCCAAAACCGGGGGTTGGGGGTTCGAGTCCCTCCAGACCTGCAAATTGAAGGAATCATGAAGGAAAAAATCAGGACATATCTGAAGGAGACGATTGCCGAATTGAGGCAGGTCACCTGGCCGTCTAAAACTGAACTGGTCGGTTCGACGATCGTTACGGTGGTTTTCACACTGGTTCTGGCGGTTTTTATCTATGCCGTCGACAAGACGCTGGAAACTATCATATTTAGTATTCTCAGTCTCAGGGGATAGGGCGCTATGGGCGAATTACAGTGGTATGTAGTGCATACAT belongs to Candidatus Zixiibacteriota bacterium and includes:
- the secE gene encoding preprotein translocase subunit SecE; translation: MKEKIRTYLKETIAELRQVTWPSKTELVGSTIVTVVFTLVLAVFIYAVDKTLETIIFSILSLRG
- the tuf gene encoding elongation factor Tu (EF-Tu; promotes GTP-dependent binding of aminoacyl-tRNA to the A-site of ribosomes during protein biosynthesis; when the tRNA anticodon matches the mRNA codon, GTP hydrolysis results; the inactive EF-Tu-GDP leaves the ribosome and release of GDP is promoted by elongation factor Ts; many prokaryotes have two copies of the gene encoding EF-Tu); protein product: DNITMDVELVSDVALEKELRFAIREGGRTVGAGVVTEITE